CGTTGAATTCTTTGAGTAAATCTTTGTATTCATAATCAGAATGTGATTCCATTGATTCTAGTTTTACCTCATTTTCTAAAACTCTTTTGAGTATTTGTTTGATCTTGTTTTGTCCATATTCTATTATGGAGTCAATTTTTTCTTGTTGCACATATTCAGATGCATCATTTGAATTATCACGTTTGTTGGTATTTGTATCCATGTATTACTAGGTCTTATCTAGTATATATCCAAGAAGAACTAGGTAATGTGATGTCAAAATTCAAGTTTGAAAATATGCCATATTGGGAATCTACAAGCAAGTACATTCTGAGTTTTCCAGAAATCAGATTTGTGGGAATCATAGACAATATGGGTAATCTTGTTGCAGGAGATTACAAAAAAGGAGTAGTGCCAATTGCAAAAATAGACCAATACAAGATCTGTATGGAGCATGCGTTAGAACTATTCATGAAAAATGATCTTGATGACTCCTTGGGACCATTGGATTACATAATTTCAAAAAGAAAAAACATAAAGATAATCACAATTCCCGTGAGCAATTATCTTGTGTTGATTTCTGCTGAATCTAATGTAAAGGTAGAACCCATAATTGATGAGATAATTCAATCTTTGAAAGATATGCCTGAAAGAACATAGATTTATTCATCATGCATTAAAATTTTTTCAATTATTTCAATTTCTATATGATCTAAATGTGTTGAGTAAATCCTTGTTTCATAATTTCGACAAGAATTTGGCAAAAAGTCTTTGTCAGTTACCACAAGAATTGTCTCCACATCTGATTTTACCAACACTTTGATTTTATCCAAAAGCACATCACCTGCACAAATATCAAATTGTACCATGTATGTTTCAGTGCCAAGTTGTTCTGTTGAACGAATTTCAGTGTAAGGATCTACTGGAACTCTAGAAGGAGATGCAAGATTTTGTGTGTGTATTTCAATGAATTTTTCGTAAACTCTTTCTTCCCTATCTTCTCCCCTATAGTTCCAAACCTTGTCATTGTATAGTTCCACACAGTCATAAAGATAATTTATGTAGGAATACTGTTCTTGGAATTGGTAATAATCTAGAGAAGTGTATGAAGAATACAAAATATTGCATTGAGCAATTCTTGGATCATTAAATGATTCATCAGATGTTAAGATCACAGGATCTGCAACGACTTTGTCTTTTATTTTATCTATTGTAATTATGTTGTTCTCAATTAGGAATTTTATAGCATTAAGAAATTCTTGTTCAGATACATTACCCTCTCCAAACCACAGGGCAGTGTTTTTTATCCAAGACGGAACGGATTCTGCCGAAGAATATGAACTGAAACTCCCTATCAACAATGCCATAATCGGAATTAAAACAAGAACTGTTTTCAAGTTAGACATGTTTTTCCTTTTTAACTAGGAATAAGTGGTTTAAACACAGAGTTCTTTTTTGCACTGATAATTATTATGCTCAAAATCGATATTGCCAAAACAATACTGGCAATCGCTCCAAATTCTGGAACCACATTAATCTCAATAGATTCTCCATTAGATGATGCAAAGGAATCATCTCCAATTCCATGTAATGTAATATCGATACTCACATTATCATTACTTGGCAATGCTTGAGTAAGGTGGTCGCCAATGCCAATTTGTTGATTTACCATAGTTTTGTCCAAAATGACTTGTCCGTTTTGAGATGCCATAATGTCATAATTTACATCAGTTAACTCTTGACCATTTTTATCAGTAAATCTTACATTAATTGTCATATGTTCACGTTCTACGGGTTCTGTTGCTGTAACAAATATCCAGACAGAGCCATCGTCAGAAACTGTCTGTGTTGTTATCATAGAACCAAGATGATTTGCACCAAGACTCAATTCAGCTTTTGGAATGACTAATTCTTCTGCAAATATATCAAAATTTGTAATTGAAAATACTGTAACAAGCAATACAGAAATGCATAAAATTTTTTGTATTGTATTCAGATTGAAAATACAAACTAAATTATTCAAAATAATCACTATGTTATATACGTCTATGTTACTATTAAGGAGTCTGTTAGTAGCGTGATTTTCGTACTGTTGCTGATTTCTTCTGTGATCTAGGCGTTCTTGTTTTTGCCTTTGCTTTGTTAACTTTACCTTCTTTCTTGATGGATTTTCCACTTCTTCTATCTGCTCTTGAACCATCGGTTCTTAATTTCTGCTCTTTTTTCTGTTCTTCTACATCTTCTTGAGTCATCTTTCCTCTTACCATATGTATAGATGCATTCTATCATAGATAAACAAACTCATTAATTTCATATTTCAGCATTAATTTCTTTTACAAAAACAAAACAGGTAGATTATGGCGTATATACTAGTCACACACTATAAAATTAATGAGTTCTAAACCAAGCAAAGAACAAAATCCAAACATAATAGACATGCTTTTGAGCAAGAGTTCAGAAAATACGGTTGATTCTGCCATATTGTTAGAAAATGTGCAGACCAGAGTCAATAATGCATTAGAAAAAGGATATGAGTATGTACGAGTTATTGACTCATCTGAAAAATTTCTAAGAAAAAACGTATTTGGGCAAATTAACATGGCAGTACTTTATGTGGATATTGTGGGCTCTACAAAAATGAGTATGACATTGCCATCAGACAAACTATCGTTAATACTAAGCTCATTTTCCCAGGAAATGTCATATGTGATCGAACAGTTTCATGGATATGTCCTAAAATTTGTCGGTGATGCAGTTATAGGATATTTTGTAGAAAACGAGACAACCCAAATACCGGCAGCATACAACGCAGTTGCTTGTGCAGAATCCATGATAAAGGTTGTAAAACAAGGAATCAACCCAATATTAATTGAAAAAGCGGGTCTTTCAGAGATTAGCGTAAAAATCGGCATTGATTTTGGGAAGAATTCAGTAGTAAGATATGGTGCCGATGAACAAAAGGCATACGTGGATTTACTCGGACCTACAATGAATGTGGCATCAAAGATTCAAAATTTGGCAAAACCAAACCAGATCATAGTGGGCCAAGACATATACAATAAACTAGATCCATACATGCAAGACTTTTTCTTAGACATGACAGATGAATTGGATTATCCTTTACAGCATCATTCAGACGAGAATGAGAAGATTTACCGCGTTTACAGATACAAGTATCAGTGAAGTAGGATAATTCATTTTCGATCAAATATCTCAAAATAATGTAGTGGTGAACTTATCTTATAAAACCCGATGCGGTATTGCAAACTGAGATAGTTAGAGGAGAAGATTTTGCACTCAGTAATTGATTGGAATAACGGTGTCTTGGAAAATTTTAGAGCATGTACAAAAACAACTAAAAATTAGATATCACAGTAAATTTAGCAATACCACATCAAAAGTGGCGTGACGTCAACAGTTAAAGAGTTTCTGATAGTTCTTAATATAATGCGCTTACCTGTTAAAAGATATGAAATATTGTCACGACTGTTTAACTCCCATTAGTAAAAATTCAAATGAAGAATATTGTGCCATATGTAAGCGAGATAGAGCATTAAAGAAAGTCACATAGCACATCATTAGATTTTGCACCAATTTCCATGGTTTCTTACAAATTGTGAGATACAATGTAATGTAGATACAACGTATAACCGTCAATTATTGGAGAGGTAATTTTTTCAACCCCCTTGTGATTTTTCCCATGTTACAAAACGCTCCATTTAATCTGCAAGATTGCATAAGGTGAAGTGCGTTTAACTAAACAAATAGATCACTTTAAGGACACCATACTCCAGCAGTGAAAAATAAAACTAATTGATTTTGATTATCCCTTCTTTTACCATGAACTGAATTCCTTGGACAAAAGAGTTATCATCAATGGAACCATCTGCCCACCATTTTGCGTTGTTCTTAATCCATGCAGGAATTTCATTAGAGCCAGAACCTGCACCTTGTGTCGTAGGCGGAATCTTCATGATTCCTTCTTTGATCAAGAACTGCAATCCCTGGACAAAGGAGTTATCATCAATGGAACCATCTGCCCACCATTTTGCGTTGTTTCTGATCCAATCAGGGATGTTTTTTGATTTTTTGCTCTGTTCAACTTTTTTCTCATGAGATTCTGATATGGGTGTTCCAAACACATCATCATCTAATCCTGAAGATGTCATTGCGGTATTCCATTTTTGGTCAGACAGAACACTTTTGACAAAGTTATCACGGTTGCCAGACACCATTTGATTGTCAGTTAAAACAAATGTTTTTTCTGACTGTGTATTTTGTACCTCCATCAGTCCCTCTTTTACCATTGCCTCAAAACTACCTGTATCAGGATCATGTGAAACTATTACTTCAGAGCCTCTGATCCAACAAATCCCGACTCCTCCCTTTATGCTAAACATAGAATTTTGCCCCCAGCCCTTGGCAAATGCCCTAATCTTTCCACGTATGATATCAATTACTCCTTGTTGTTCTGGTTCCCCATCTGTTAATTGTGTGATGTAATCTTCTACAACAAATTGTGTGTTTGGAGATATGTTGATAGTTGTAGGTCCTGCTCCATTACCCGAGTACACATAAGGAGAAAAGGATTCTTTATCATGCTGTATTCTTTGAGAAAGGTGATCATCAAATTCTACTCTTGCTCTGCTTTTGTCCACAGTCAGAATTTCAGAGCCTTCATGAAACAATAACCCTTTGACAGCAGGTTTCCAGTAATTGCAGCCAAGTGGCTTTACATACACTTCGCCAAAAACCCCAACAAACTGACCAACAGGTTTTGCTTGTTCCATATCGATGCATGTGCCCTCAGCATCTAATGCAATATCCGCCCTAGTATCAAATTCTTCTTCTGGTATTTCTTCAAAATCATCAATCCTTGTGTTTAGGATTTTTTTTGAAACTTCATGCAGTTTGTCAATATTCACGCCAGGGGGTGAAAGATAGGCATCATTGGGTTGCGGTCTTGCACCTTCGTTGTATTCTGTTGTCAAGTAAACATCAATGCTTGAAATCATCAAAACATTGTTGGTTTTTTCAGTGATTGCAGACTGTTTTTTGCCAATCAGAGTATAGTCTAGTTTTCCAAAATCATCGTCAATCCATCTAGGTTCTGCAAAATATTTTTTAAGATTATTGTGGTCTATAACTTTTTTAAGATATTCTTGATCTTTTCCACCATAAAGAACACCTGAAATTGGAATCCCCTTTTCTAGTTCTGAAAACACATAGCTTGCCAAGGAGTCATCCTTGTAAATGAGGAAAGTGATCAGTTGATCTGCATATGCAATTCCAATTTCAGTTTCAAATGCATGGTGTGATTTGCATGCAATCATTAACAATTGTATTTCATTTGGATGCAACCATGAAAACCCAGAAGGATTATCCCAAATTGATCCTCGTGTCCCATATCCATCTTCAAACTCCCAATTCTGCCCATCAAGTGAATAATTGCATTCAGAGGATTTAAAATCCATCCATCTGTCTTTCCATTCCTGAGCATATACTACAGGAGGAAGTAACAAACCAACAAAAGCAAAGAGTAAAACTAGAATAAAAAACGGATTCATTATTTTAGATTTTTGAAAAATATTACTTAATGACTGTGATAATTCTCAATTATGAAATTAGAATAATTGTAGAAAGATAATTTCACTGGATTTCAGAAAGTCAGACGTAAAGTCGTTGCGTATACCCCAGTATCACACATTTGGTTTATGATCCTAAGCAATCCCATTAAGTCTAAAACAAAAATGGAAGGAGACAACTAGCGGCAAAACCAGTCAAGACTTTATTTTAGCCCATTAGAAGCGAGAATACACAGAAACACAACGACCATTTTGAGGATAAAAATACACAATAGAAATCAGATTTGTCAGGACTTTGACATTAGCACATAGTCGAATTTTAGAGGTAAAACTAAGCTAAATACAAATTTTGCAATATCCGTCATGGAAAATATCTTCGATAAGATTCTCGATTTTATTACTTCATTATTGGGCTAGAGGAGTAATCAAAACCAGTCCTTGTTCATTTGGAACAAATTTTATCATTACAATATCTTCTCCCAACACATTATTTTTTGCATCCAACTGACTAGGGCTCTGACCATTGACCATAACTGCCATTTTTGATCCTACAAGATCATTTGGAATGTACAATATCACATACTGAGGTCTGTCAACAGTAAATGAAATCA
Above is a window of Nitrosopumilus sp. K4 DNA encoding:
- a CDS encoding DUF6659 family protein; its protein translation is MSKFKFENMPYWESTSKYILSFPEIRFVGIIDNMGNLVAGDYKKGVVPIAKIDQYKICMEHALELFMKNDLDDSLGPLDYIISKRKNIKIITIPVSNYLVLISAESNVKVEPIIDEIIQSLKDMPERT
- a CDS encoding plastocyanin, coding for MKTVLVLIPIMALLIGSFSSYSSAESVPSWIKNTALWFGEGNVSEQEFLNAIKFLIENNIITIDKIKDKVVADPVILTSDESFNDPRIAQCNILYSSYTSLDYYQFQEQYSYINYLYDCVELYNDKVWNYRGEDREERVYEKFIEIHTQNLASPSRVPVDPYTEIRSTEQLGTETYMVQFDICAGDVLLDKIKVLVKSDVETILVVTDKDFLPNSCRNYETRIYSTHLDHIEIEIIEKILMHDE
- a CDS encoding PEFG-CTERM sorting domain-containing protein, giving the protein MNNLVCIFNLNTIQKILCISVLLVTVFSITNFDIFAEELVIPKAELSLGANHLGSMITTQTVSDDGSVWIFVTATEPVEREHMTINVRFTDKNGQELTDVNYDIMASQNGQVILDKTMVNQQIGIGDHLTQALPSNDNVSIDITLHGIGDDSFASSNGESIEINVVPEFGAIASIVLAISILSIIIISAKKNSVFKPLIPS
- a CDS encoding adenylate/guanylate cyclase domain-containing protein, which gives rise to MSSKPSKEQNPNIIDMLLSKSSENTVDSAILLENVQTRVNNALEKGYEYVRVIDSSEKFLRKNVFGQINMAVLYVDIVGSTKMSMTLPSDKLSLILSSFSQEMSYVIEQFHGYVLKFVGDAVIGYFVENETTQIPAAYNAVACAESMIKVVKQGINPILIEKAGLSEISVKIGIDFGKNSVVRYGADEQKAYVDLLGPTMNVASKIQNLAKPNQIIVGQDIYNKLDPYMQDFFLDMTDELDYPLQHHSDENEKIYRVYRYKYQ